The Brachyhypopomus gauderio isolate BG-103 chromosome 1, BGAUD_0.2, whole genome shotgun sequence genome includes a window with the following:
- the igdcc4 gene encoding immunoglobulin superfamily DCC subclass member 4 isoform X2 — MRAGIRTNNGGSRNTDKKFAKRYVTLPNGVLQILGAIKDDEGLYRCVASNSARKRYSQNASLTVTSGPSEESEVVITAPPQGSTVALGLPAVLECMAQGQPKPFVSWSRQDGKPIATDVVVLATNLVIPDTRSHHAGVYVCRANKPKTREFVSALAEIRVLAPPVILQPPETVSLSRGNTARFVCNGSGDPRPALHWLKNGEPVPWSARVRTQSPGVLLINQLGLADAGYYQCVASNSLGTACATAKLSVIVREGLPSPPRQLEATPHSSTSALLTWEAPEHNSDQVIGFSIHYQRATGSDNMEYQFAVNNDTTELHVKELHPHTAYTFYVVAYSPMGASRPSQSVTVEMLEDVPSAPPQLSLLSTSPTEIRAMWMPLSSHHSRGAIVCYRIDYRTLESAEVFSVEVAGNETQVTLKDLKPSHTYELRIAAGTRAGYGRPSEWAVHHTPNLTQVIFAPTELKVRAKMHSLHVTWQPPPNHTQITSYKLAYREVDGEEATNEDNPMRDAHGIRLRKRLKHYEITGLASDRLYEVKVWACNKQTEGYPAVWKGRTEKFTDPVRPPDTLPPLPPSNIKARANSSTSIWLQWEKPTFSNVRVLTYTVRCSPAGTRNASLISYYTSTSQEILLGALKPFTRYEMAVQSNGISMGGPFSSTVEESTLTDRPSSPPTDLQLSAINSFSVFVSWRPPVEPNGIIVSYRILYSGNFSQPDHLWTNLSHDGSVTSTEVLGLMSQTRYYFKMGACTEVGVGPFSPVKDVHTPPEQYELDVHAVTGIIVGVCLGLLCILLCMCVSFRNGKSREASDGLEPSVLGSQYRRGAQPVSASLRDCTDCHELDTLMAPGSHDPPLPLTEPCELQHLMSGVGVADDSPADPKPTWNGSVSRDWANRITTYRDTITQELPPVHSGPLDGPGAENSERGREECLYSLGSNQMEAEVIVHSELSEPVKDQVKVPALESPVLQSPAQPMEDQVDQTVGSPEKPPSPVQHATSSSFPGPASDVESQPSPPPSSSPIQEILSNQNGPLQSGPVQLTMGGVKHEGLGLTNGFHSTEHLQPRRGSLEVRDHRLGAAVKAFSQSGLPPPTAAFARPGLVQAASGGPGYLRP, encoded by the exons GTCCCTCAGAGGAGAGCGAGGTCGTGATTACAGCTCCACCACAGGGCTCTACAGTGGCGCTGGGTCTTCCAGCGGTGCTGGAGTGTATGGCTCAGGGCCAGCCCAAGCCCTTTGTGTCCTGGAGTAGACAgg ATGGGAAACCTATTGCCACAGATGTGGTTGTCCTGGCAACCAACCTAGTGATCCCAGACACCCGCAGTCACCATGCTGGAGTGTACGTGTGCCGTGCCAACAAGCCCAAAACCAGGGAGTTTGTGTCTGCGTTGGCAGAGATCCGTGTGCTGG CACCTCCGGTGATCCTGCAGCCGCCCGAGACTGTGTCGCTGTCCCGGGGCAACACGGCACGTTTCGTGTGCAACGGCTCGGGCGACCCCAGGCCCGCGCTGCACTGGCTGAAGAACGGGGAGCCCGTGCCGTGGAGCGCCCGCGTCCGCACCCAGAGCCCCGGCGTGCTGCTCATCAACCAGCTGGGCCTGGCCGACGCCGGCTACTACCAGTGCGTGGCCTCCAACAGCCTGGGCACCGCGTGTGCCACCGCCAAGCTGTCTGTCATCGTGAGGGAGGGGCTGCCCAGCCCTCCACGCCAGCTGGAGGCCACGCCTCACTCCAGCACTTCTGCCCTGCTGACGTGGGAGGCGCCCGAACACAACAGTGACCAGGTCATCGGCTTCTCCATACACTATCAGCGCGCCACAG GCTCTGATAACATGGAGTATCAGTTTGCGGTGAACAACGACACGACGGAGTTGCACGTGAAGGAGCTCCACCCTCACACGGCCTACACCTTTTATGTGGTGGCATATTCACCCATGGGCGCCAGCCGCCCATCACAGTCCGTCACCGTGGAGATGCTGGAGGATG TGCCCAGTGCCCCTCCCCAGCTGTCCCTGCTCAGCACGTCACCCACCGAGATCCGAGCCATGTGGATGCCCCTCTCCTCGCACCACAGCCGCGGAGCCATCGTGTGCTACCGCATCGACTACCGCACCCTGGAGAGCG ctgaGGTGTTCTCAGTGGAGGTGGCAGGAAACGAGACCCAGGTGACCCTGAAGGATCTGAAGCCCAGTCACACATACGAGCTGCGGATCGCAGCAGGGACCCGTGCCGGCTATGGCCGGCCCTCTGAGTGGGCCGTTCACCACACACCTAACCTCACTcagg TGATCTTTGCTCCGACTGAATTAAAAGTGAGAGCCAAGATGCATTCCCTCCATGTCACGTGGCAACCACCACCCAATCACACGCAGATCACCAGCTACAAATTAGCCTATCGGGAAGTGGATGGAGAGGAAGCAACTAATGAGGATAATCCAATGAGAGATGCTCATGGAATTAGGCTCCGCAAGCGCTTGAAGCATTACGAGATCACAGGATTGG cttcTGATCGTCTGTATGAGGTCAAGGTGTGGGCATGTAATAAGCAGACTGAAGGCTACCCAGCTGTTTGGAAGGGCCGGACAGAGAAGTTTACtgatccag tgcgACCACCGGACacccttcctcctcttccccccAGCAACATAAAGGCTCGGGCCAacagctccacctccatctgGCTGCAGTGGGAGAAACCAACGTTCAGTAATGTACGTGTCCTCACCTACACCGTCCGCTGTAGCCCTGCAGGAACCCGCAACGCCTCTCTCATCTCCTACTACACCAG CACTTCTCAGGAGATCCTGTTGGGGGCGCTAAAGCCCTTCACACGCTATGAGATGGCCGTTCAGTCCAATGGCATCAGTATGGGTGGCCCCTTCAGTAGCACAGTGGAAGAGTCTACATTAACTGATC gaccCTCATCTCCCCCCACAGACCTGCAACTGAGTGCTATAAATTCCTTCTCAGTGTTTGTGAGTTGGCGCCCCCCAGTGGAGCCCAATGGTATTATCGTGAGCTACAGAATTCTCTACAGTGGCAACTTCAGCCAGCCAGATCACCTGTGGACCAACCTCAGCCATGATG gaTCTGTCACTAGCACTGAGGTTCTGGGTTTGATGAGCCAAACACGTTACTACTTTAAGATGGGAGCATGCACCGAGGTGGGGGTGGGTCCTTTCTCTCCTGTGAAGGatgtacacacacccccagaGCAATATG AGCTGGACGTCCATGCCGTCACTGGGAtcattgttggtgtgtgtcttgGGCTTCTCTGCATCCTACTCTGCATGTGTGTTAGTTTCCGCAACGGAAAAAGCCG GGAGGCCTCTGATGGGTTGGAACCCAGTGTACTGGGCTCTCAGTACCGCAGGGGGGCCCAGCCTGTGTCTGCCTCTCTACGCGACTGCACTGACTGTCATGAACTGGACACCCTCATGGCTCCCGGGTCCCATGATCCTCCACTGCCTCTGACGGAGCCCTGTGAGCTGCAGCACCTCATGAGTGGTGTAGGCGTGGCTGATGATTCCCCTGCAGATCCCAAG CCCACGTGGAATGGTTCAGTCAGTCGGGATTGGGCCAACCGCATCACCACGTACAGAGACACCATCACGCAGGAGCTGCCGCCCGTCCACAGCGGCCCACTGGATGGTCCTGGTGCAGAGAACAGCGAG AGAGGACGTGAGGAGTGCTTGTATTCACTAGGCTCTAATCAAATGGAGGCGGAGGTGATTGTGCACTCTGAGTTGTCTGAACCTGTGAAGGACCAGGTGAAGGTTCCAGCTCTGGAGTCTCCTGTCCTGCAGAGTCCTGCACAGCCCATGGAGGATCAGGTGGATCAGACTGTAGGGTCTCCTGAGAAGCCTCCATCCCCAGTGCAGCACGCCACCTCTTCCTCATTCCCTGGCCCCGCCTCTGATGTGGAGAGTCAAccttcccctcctccctcctccagcCCCATCCAGGAGATACTGTCCAATCAGAATGGACCGCTGCAGAGTGGGCCAGTTCAGCTGACTATGGGAGGGGTCAAGCATGAAGGGTTGGGGCTTACCAATGGTTTCCACTCCACGGAACACCTGCAGCCCAGGCGAGGAAGCCTGGAGGTCAGAGATCACAGACTGGGAGCAGCAGTAAAAGCCTTCTCCCAGTCAGGACTGCCCCCACCCACTGCAGCCTTCGCTAGGCCTGGCCTTGTTCAGGCTGCCTCGGGTGGACCTGGCTACCTGCGGCCATGA